A stretch of DNA from Candidatus Brocadiia bacterium:
CTTCCGTAAAAGATATTATCGGAGTCGAGTCGATTTTTCAAGGAGTTTTCTCCCCCCAAAACTCCTTGATATCTGCAACTTATTCCCCTTCATTCCTTTGTCTCAAATGCGCTGACGTTGAACAGTGAGGGGGTATCTACCCCTAGTCTGGGGGGATATCCCCCCTTATAGGTATTTTGAGCACAAAAGCGTGACTGAAATACGAAAAAAGGCATACTTAATACTGAAAGTTTTTCAGGTTTCAGGGCTATAATTTGGCTTTAAAAACATATGCCGCGTAAAGCATCTTTCATAAAAGTTACTGTTGAGCAAGACCAGGAATTAAGAGATTTTATCAATAAAAACGAGGCGCCGGGCGGTGATATACGGGCGTCTATCCGGGGCCGGACCATCCTGGCTTCAATTCGAGGGATGACAGTTAAAGAAATTGCCAAACGCCTTGGATTCACCGAGCGGATAATCTGGTCCTGGCGGGCGGACTATATAAAACACGGACTCGAAGGATTGAAATAAATTGGTTCTTTCTCGGGGATGGTCGTGAGTGCCTTGCCTTAGAGCGGGGCTTTAGTTAAGACCTTCATTTTCTTGAAACGGCGTAAGAAATAAGTAAGCTGATTTAGAGGATAAATTAATTATAAGTATTTACCACGAAGTCACGAAGTTGAAAAGGCACGAAACTTATTATTTCTAACTTTCGTGTTTTCGTGGTTAAAAGAGGGCATTGTAGTTATCCCGATGATACTTCGTTCATCGGGATCTAAGCGACACTAAAAGCATACCGACACTGCATGTCGGTATATTTAAGTGTCGTTAAGAGGAGCTAAGATGAAGCAAGGTTTCGTGGTAGCCGTGGTCGGCGCGACCGGAGCGGTCGGGCTGGAACTCATCCGTATCCTGGAACAGCGCCTGTTCCCCGTAGGCGAACTGCGCTTATTTGCATCGGACCGCTCGGCCGGCAAGGTGACTACCTTTAAAACTCCCAACGGACAAATTAAACTGCGTATCCGCAAGGTCGAGCCGGAGTGTTTCCTGGGAGTTGATATCGCCTTCTTCTGCGCCGG
This window harbors:
- a CDS encoding helix-turn-helix domain-containing protein — protein: MPRKASFIKVTVEQDQELRDFINKNEAPGGDIRASIRGRTILASIRGMTVKEIAKRLGFTERIIWSWRADYIKHGLEGLK